aaatGGGATTCTAGTGGGTTTTTGGGATGTATTTATGTTCGGatgtgttgttagaatcatgataaaggtgttgtgattaaagggttttgaattagggagctttgggatggctttggatgaggtttggaTGTTGgtaatggtgggttttctgggcacgaagggaagggtcccggttctgttctagagtgctatggccctaggatgaagatgagctaggagggctcggccaagggtgagcgccacggtgcccaaggcaagggccacgGTGCGTGTCTTCTTCAGGCTTGcccttggttctattttgagggcagggctgcggctaagcttcaagggttgCAGCTcttgggtgcacacttgaacatttggggaccttaggcatgggaatgtggtctagactgctcgggatcgatttcaccaccgtgcttggtggaattcggattcccggaagttagttttgtatccagaaacccttatttgaatattaatggaaccctataccttggttgtgactaggtgataaaagcttaggctcgggaacagatcgtgcttgaggagtgttgctcataatcaataaccgcaaagattaaaggtaagaaaactgcacctggttgaatatatgtaatgggactaagggttccctatcgtgtatgcttgaaaagatggtattatgccatgcaagctatttagtgaaccgaTGGCCTAAGgatgccaagggttacactagcgcatagggcgcggcttggccactggtagccgaggacagcttaatatgcactgagctcggtttaagcgggccggagtcagtgggataaacagagggtgcggcctaagttgtcggccctgattattatgtgatatgaatgttataagtgtttgattgcatccatgattctgaatttatgctgaatgattaatgtggggtatatgatgagagttcatgcttagtgagtttgttatttgttattactgtttgtgttgcacatgttttcttgctgggccttggctcacgggtgctacgtggtgcaggtaaaggcaagggaaagcttgatcagccttgattggagagctctgcgagcggaatgtacatggccagttgctcagccgccacggttgaggtttaggcagggatgcgagacccaaaaattgtccattttgccttagtatggctgacagtcgcttgtattattttggaagtctgtaatccaactttttaactccgtttcttttgggatcccatgtatataactgcttaattatataaaatgaaacttttgagaccaaaacctttttaaccctagttcatacatgtttagtgacacgtttttaaattaatgacttgattagcaagtcttgcacctttataagtacacagtgtagcggtcctagctatccagggcgttacattccaTGAtcaccaggtagatgaacaaagtttccttatcaacCAGTTTCGATAGGACTggtggttgtgccatatgagttttcaatgcttgaaaagcctgctcgcactcctccgtccactaaaattttttgttgcctctaagtagattaaaaaatggaacacacttatctattgacttcgaaataaatctactgataGCGACAATCCTTCCGGTCAAaatttgaacatccttaatcttcactggcaatttcatatcgatcagggctttaattttctcgggattggcttcaattcttctcgagttaactataaatcccaagaacttccctgatcctactccgaaggagcattttaggggattcatcttcatctgatatttgttcaagacgttgaagcactcttgcaaatcctttatatgcccttcaaccttcttcgacttgaccagcatgtcgtcgacgtagacctccatgtttgtgccgatcagctccttaaacatgtgattgactagtcgctggtaagtcgcaccagcgtttttcaaaccgaagggccttaccttgtaacagtagagccttgtatcagtccaaaagctagtgtgatcctcatcaggaggatgcatactaatctgattatacccggagtatccatccataaatgagagaatctcatgccctgcagtggcatcgaccagctggtcgattcttgggagtgggaaacaatctttggggcaagctttattaaggtctgtgaaatccacgcacgtgcgccacttgccatttggcttgggaactagcacgggattagagacccacgatggataaaacgccaccctgatgaacccattctccttcaactttttgacttcttcttttaaggcctttgatcgaTCTTTGTCGAGCAtccttcttttctgctgcactggtgaaaaactcttgtcgatgttcaggacatggctgatgactgtagggtctatcccaaccatgtctttatgcgactaggcaaagacttccttgctcctccttaaaaactccaccagtgcttgttttgttgttgtctctaagtttttactgactttcacaaccctggttggattttcttcatcgagttggacctcttcaaggtcgtcgatgggtcctatttcttcctcaaaatccccaaagcgaggatccaagacTCTATCCTCGCTTtaggcaatgccctatttggtgacattatcacctgactgggtttgagcatcaattgccatttgcaaaaatttccgggaacatctctcgatacacccttctttgccttggtgatcgaggcgttgtagcactcccttgcttcccgttgatttcccaatacgcatcctacccctgtgtctgttgggaatttcatggcaaggtgccatattgaagtgacggcccgtaggtcaaccagaattggtctcccaattacaacattgtatgccgaaggacaatcaactactatgaaagtagtgagtaatgtcctattagcaggtgcagtacttgctgtaactggaagcctaatcaaccttgttggggcgagcccttcattggaaaaaccatagatggtttggttgcatggctccaggtccttgacggacagcttcattctttccagtgaaaacttgtataggatgttgaccgaactccctgtgtcgaccaacaccctctgcactatcatgttggcaatttgtacgacTACGatcagcggatcggagtgtgggaatcgcacgtgctgggcatcgtcttcagagaaggttatcaattcctcctctattcgagcattttttggtgctcgatcctccacactcatcttctcgatgtcctggtcgtggcgtagggtccgagcatatcgttcccttgctttcccactgtctcctgcaagatgtgggcctccgcagatggtgagtaaagtgcctgccacaggagatggctgtagaggtggcgagtgttggcgtgcaggcgcctgcttgttgccaccttgagcctctcactaagACCCttctgcggctcgcacatatcttcttaaatgtccctgcctgatcaggaactcaatctcgtctttcaactggttacattcgttGGTGTCCTGtctgtagtcgttgtgaaaacgacagaactttgtcgtatctctcttggagatatattttcttataggtgtgggtcgtttgtaaggcacgttGGAGCTAGTCGCTTGGTAGACTTctgctcggctttcgacaagggccatgtagttggtgaatctcggctcatatcgaCTGCCTTTAGGGCGTTTATTTTCAGAAGCCGAGGGTTCATtgctcgcccgctttccaccgttcctaccatttccattcccgttgcccttgccattgccattgggcttgcctaacccattggcggctttgtcGGGCTCTTCTTTCacccccttgtcttttgttggtgatttcccttcattggcaatcgcgtcttcgagcttgatatatctattagcccgatccaaaaacttgtgggtacttcttaccccattctttctaaggctactccagaggggtgaatggagCCTAACCCTAGCAATTaaagccatcatcttaccttcatccctcactgtcttggctccagctgctgctcgcatgaagcgttggacatattcttttaagggctctccctccttctggcgtatctcgatcaactggttggcctctgtggggtgtacgcaacccgcgtagaattgtccgtaaaattccttcacgaacatttcccaagatactatactagcaagaGGGAACTTGAATAACCACTCCTGGGtggtgtcagacagtgtcgctAGGAAGATCCAGCAACGGGCATCTttcgacactttctgtatatccatttgtatctcaaacttattaacgtgagatactaggTTTTCATACTCGTCGAAGTTcggcaatgttggcatcttgaacttactgggggtttcagccgcagtgatcctctgtacaaagggagtgcccctcctcctatcgtactcaatatgggacgttcgccccccgaccagctgttgtaccgcctggttaagagcatcaatctgagcctgaataGCTTCTGGGACTACTGGGGCAACCGGTACCAGAGGAgtgtactcgtcgtgcctctcacggcAGTCGTTAAGTACGTCTCGTAAGTTGTCATCcctacgtctctgctcgctaacccctagccgatcaaagacgttttgctacttgggttgccccccagcgttctggCTAGTTGGCCTATTATCCTttggtggggggcttctgcctccacctttcTCCTCATTTCTTCGACCAACGTTTCCTTtgccggaatcagcttcattatagtcatgcccatctctaaattgtggctgactacgaCATGACcgactgttcacgctatttcctcctcgggctggcatttctcgagtgtcagggggaggcctgcactggtcgttgggtccccgtgcattgttatgccgtggggggcccctgaccgcagagcctgactcggtgttccttctgttggcagaaggacgctgccccctgctcggtagatttggctcttcatcctctgggcgtctagggctgcggggcagctgcccagccctattctgcctcgggcgctggggttgcctcgaccagcctgggatggaggctgctgctcaagatctctaggtgggacatcatcttgagcaACAGgcggctgctctggcctttgagggcttgttggctggagcggagggcttggattgggacctctttgaggtggcacaTTCGGTGGCTGATCTGCCTgggaggctggcacagcctgactcCGAGCCAATTGGATGGGTGCCTCAAGAGCGACTATGGagtccctctgccgacggtccatgtccgcctgccgctcactcagctcctggcacTGCGCATTCAATTTCCTTCTGCTGCATCGCCATTGTCTCCgcaacattctcctgattggccctcagattagccaactcatcctgcagcactcccagtgttgccctcagtgtttcggaatctaactcctcctcgtcaaactccaaatgtggttcattctcagccatatttgggggaggaggttgggatggtgcagcctCAGCgacctgtccagtcttcttggatgtttttgccattagattttcttacagtttttcgtcaaactctcaatgaaagcaccagaatgttgacccttgatttggccaacgacacggagtcaaatatacgacaaaagataaaacgacaattaagaatttaatctaatgaaaaagaagaaaacacaaaGGATTTATAGTtcttcggccccaatgaatggtaatgacctacatccacttagtgctcttattaatattgaatctcaaagccatgatcaaagaactagggttcttgagtttcacaagccttgagggaattacaataagacgatgaataactacactatagctctctttctctcaatactcaGGAAAATCGATTTAGagatcaaaaagtcccttccttgagctatttcatgcatatttataggctcaacgagggttacatgggccaatgagccTTTACTTTTCTTAATAACCACATATCAAGGtcataaagaggaaatattcaatgcaattattacagAATTACAATCTTaaaaggaaataaatcaaattatacgaccaggctgatcgtATCTAACAGTTAAGCCCGACgaagcgatgtgcctctggtcgatagtcgaacaacacttccGCCATGTGTCAACCATATGTAAGAAatcattgccacgtcatcagcgaCTGTTTTTCGGATAAACAAAATGTGTCACCCAAATCCATTTATTTCGTGTCGTTTTCAAGTCGTGTCAAAATTTGACAACcctactattttgatccattttgtaaaatatgaAGCTTGAATTACCATATAACAAAATGCGGGGTTCAATTGGGTAATTTAGAAAATCATGGGACCaaactaatattttttttgttttatatgaTGTTATACATTGTAATTATAATAGACATCCTaccaattttcaattttttttgaataatttacaatgccgaaaGTAGGGTTCTTATTgcattgtgtttttttttacgTGTCAAACAAACTATACGAACCTTCATTTCATTACTAAAAAGTATTTagaatttttaaaagactaataTAATACATGCTATAAGTAGAATGTACATCGGGATATTAAAACAAGGATTATAACAATGAAAATAAAAGGAGTACCACCAAAGAATTACCCAATAtattggaccctgtgttttgtctcattacttatttggaccttgtgttttgaaaaattatttttttagaccttatgttttgtaaaatagttaaaataaaaccctaaactgATTTTACTCAATAATTTctcaattaaaatcacaaataatttaccaaactaacaattcagaataaaaataaaatcattctgcttaaaaactgtgttgttatattcaattttttctttatcaaaattgagtttaggattctattttaactattatatttcaaaaagtaatttgttagaACACAAATAATAAGACAAAATACTAAGTGaaaaaaagtataaaagaaaCATGCTAAATTAAAATCCCCTGAAACAAACCTCttgtaataaaaataattaaactgaGAATGACATGGACCGACTCTTTTTAAGTCTTGGAATAGGGGCGATTTGGGGTTAGAGCTTCTGGAGTCTCACTGCTACTATAAAGCTCTCAAATCCCTTCCCTCTTCTTCCCAGTGAACCAGCCATGGCTGCCATCTTAGCTCGAAAATCTCTTCTCGCCCTTCGCGCTCGTCAACTTGTAAGAATCTCTCCTCAACTGCTTTCACTTTGCTTTTTCATTTTGCTCCGTTTGGTTCATGGGAAAATTTAAAATGTCAACTGAAATTTTAAATGCCCCAAGTTATTAATTATCTTCTGCCATTGATAGAACAGAAAACTTTTGAATAAATTTCTAGcctttttaataatatatattttgcaTTGAATTCGCCCTCAGTAATCCCCTACACGAGATATCCAGTTTTATTCATAGCGATCAGCTTCaaaaagggtttttttttttccaaatcccAAAATAGTACGAAACAAAGATGGAGTATACAAATCATTCAATTTTATTATCATTTCTAATTACTTATGCTTgtttttacaatatatatatttatttgcgCATATGTAGAGAATTATTGGTGCCATTTTATCAATTTTGAAAACTAAAAAGGTTCTGGTCCTTTATTCGGCACTGTAGTGAATTATAATCAGAATAAGAAAAACAAGAGATTAGATCTATATTTTGTGCGGTTTATGTTTATTGACCCATTTAACGTTTTGAAGTTGGGTGCAATAAACACAGGGACTGTCATCACCATTGTTTTGGACCTGCAAACCGGAAATGTTTCTTAATGTTGTTTAAGGGGAATAAAAAACTGAAACTAAcatgaatataaaataaatttgttttactattttttttgGTGGAATTTTTTTTAACTGTTGTTGTTCAtaggtttttgtttttttatcctccatctctttattattattattattattattattctatttTGTATTTGAAAAGAGTGGAAACAAAAGAAGATATTTTAAATGGCAGTGATGCTATGTAGTTGAGTTGGAATGACTTGTGGGCATGTGGGAACACCCAGTGTGAAATAAATCACACGGAACACTTGCTTCTACCTCTAGGTTGTAGTTCAATTATTGATGGATGACGATGTTGATTATTTACCTGTCACTTTGATTCTCTTTACTTCTAAATTAGTTGAGTATGGTTGATCATTGTCCATTTCATATTGTTAACTTTGATgctttttgttgtattttctgtTGTCATTTGTCACTTGGATATGAGTGTTTAAAGGGCGATAATAAATTAAGAAATTTGGCTATCTGCTTTATTCTTTTTTtacatgattttttaaaattttacaagCATCTTGTTTTCCTGGCTTTGTTAGGCTGTTCCAGCACAAGCTCTTCAGGGTTCGCATCACTTTGGACTTCAGGGTTCGCATCACTTTGGACTGCAATTTACACAGTCCTATTCCACCAATAAAGGTTAAAATTTGCTTTGTTTAGCTTGTCTTCTTGGAGGGATAAGGAATAATGGAGGAGGGAGGAGAGAGGCAATCAATTGTGTGTGCCATAGATAACTCAAAAAGAAAGATTTGGTTGTATTAATCTTGTGACTTGAGTAATTGCATGAGGTGCATAACAATTAAAATACTGTTGTCGTTTAACTTGGATTAGGTGCATAATGAACGCCCTTAGAGTGGGTAAAAATAGAGGAATGAAGAAGAGAGAGATCATGGGGagttgatggaaaaattgttaATTTTGGATTGCCATATTAGTTGCGTAGTTAGATTTTGAATGTTTAAAATTCAATGAGTTATGTATtgcttttatttgatttaaatgcaGATGATGTAGAAAGAGAGCAGCTTACAAAGGAGATGTCAAAGGATTGGAGTTCTAGTAATTTTCCACACTCTTCTTTCTTATCCTTAAATATTTATTACTTTGCTTTTGTTAATTCTGTATTAATCTGTTTCGAATAATTGCAGTTTTTGAGCGAAGCATAAACACACTATTTCTCACTGAAATGGTTCGTGGTCTGTCACTGACGCTTAAATACTTCTTTGAAAAAAAAGTTACTGTAAGTATATTTCTTTATCATTGTCTAGTTTATAGTGGGGTGAATTATATAGTAAGCCTACAATATATTATGCAGATCAACTATCCTTTTGAGAAAGGCCCTTTGAGCCCTCGTTTTCGTGGTGAGCATGCCCTACGACGATATCCAACTGGAGAGGAGCGTTGCATTGCATGCAAACTCTGTGAAGCTGTAAGAGTTGGAACCTTTTAAGTTATGagtattttatatttatttacaaAAGAAGTAAATGATACATTTTACTTTCTGTTAAATCTTGAGAGTTCACTTGAATGCGAAACTAGGTGATTTTTAGAATTTATCATTATTTGAAAGTTGGTTGTTTATTGAAGATATATCCTCCAGAGATGGTATTGGCTGTAGTAAGTTTTCCCTTAGTATCTTTGAATAATCcccaatattattattataaatagaCGTACCCAAAAAAATAACTCAAATGGTCATACATGTGGTTTGCTCCCACAAAATTTGAGGTTCAAGTCCTTCCTAGACATCTACATAACAATTATTATAATATCCCGGTCTCCAATTATTGTAGTATTAGGTTGGGGCtagtttattttttaaagaaattattaTAAATAGTTGCTAGGTAGGTATAAATAAATACAAGAAAACAATGAAAGAATTTCAGCCAATTTGGTAGTCGTGGCTCATTGTACTTTGTATCGATTAGCCAGAATGGAGTATTTACACACATCCACAAATTAATTCATATTGGTCGACAGAAATGCCCTTTTGAGCTTAAGTTCTAGACTGTTAAAAATTTCAGTTGATtacaatttatattttataacttgATGACTTCACACTAGGTGGATTTTATTTATCAAGTGTGTTTAGAAAATTAGTTTGTGTAAATGTGTTTGGCCTCTTATGAACATGATTGTCTCGTCAACTATTTTTATGCATGTTATAATTAAATGAATACAATTTTCTGCATTACTCACTCTGGGGATAAAATCCATTCTGCTGACttgttcttttcttctctctctctctctctctctctctctctctctctatctatatatatatatatacttgctGTTTTGTTCTCTGCATATGTAAGTTTTTCCAACAGAAATCATAAAGAAAAGTTGCAAATGGTCTCATCAGTTTGTGTTTTATTATATGAAGTTTTTCATAGAACTAACCCGTAAAGGCTAGGACCTGTGATTAGGTCCTTGGTTTACACATGGGGAACTACTTAGCGATTTGCTAGAGTTGTGCATTCAATGAATAATTGATGGTATAGTCAGACTATGCTGGGGCTC
The genomic region above belongs to Humulus lupulus chromosome 1, drHumLupu1.1, whole genome shotgun sequence and contains:
- the LOC133798951 gene encoding uncharacterized protein LOC133798951, whose product is MAAILARKSLLALRARQLAVPAQALQGSHHFGLQGSHHFGLQFTQSYSTNKDDVEREQLTKEMSKDWSSIFERSINTLFLTEMVRGLSLTLKYFFEKKVTINYPFEKGPLSPRFRGEHALRRYPTGEERCIACKLCEAICPAQAITIEAEEREDGSRRTTRYDIDMTKCIYCGFCQEACPVDAIVEGPNFEFATETHEELLYDKEKLLENGDRWETEIAENLRSESLYR